The Desulfobacterales bacterium genome includes a region encoding these proteins:
- a CDS encoding VWA domain-containing protein → MVNLVLRFVGIARSAGLRISTSEVLDCLTQMQMVDIAEEPQFAAVLRANFAKSHREQHHFDRLYHMYFHELRQDTSIAGSEPLGQQIQDILQALAPAAGENKDWQAVLDFLDANPQPYFEQLGQIGSGADDHNQGPGANLGAVTQRLEIMLALNAVEKALAQFSADHRDEIDWEIRRDLNAHFKDRLDSARRLLTQDEGTTTPSADKNASYRQRLDHLGEIHFASLTQKEVATMREVIEQLVRKLKDSISRRYARQNRGVLDIKKTLRRAAGYQGIPVELFYRNRPLRKSKIVALCDVSGSVWSAARFMLNMLYSLQECFTQVRSFVFVAGLAEVTHVFENFEINQAIEKILKEADIEYNAATDYGLTFRQFKNRHMDMLNKKTTLIIIGDGRSNYGNPEEGILDEMRDRSRRVIWLNPETPYFWYTGDSEMRTYMECCDEVRPCQNLNQLLDFIESLVL, encoded by the coding sequence ATGGTCAATCTTGTCCTAAGATTTGTGGGTATCGCCCGGTCGGCCGGTTTGCGTATTTCAACCTCCGAGGTGCTGGATTGCCTGACCCAAATGCAAATGGTCGACATCGCCGAAGAGCCGCAATTTGCGGCGGTATTGCGCGCAAATTTTGCCAAAAGCCACCGGGAACAGCATCACTTTGATCGCCTCTATCACATGTATTTCCACGAATTGCGTCAGGATACCTCCATTGCCGGCTCCGAACCCCTGGGGCAACAAATTCAAGATATCCTGCAAGCACTGGCACCGGCAGCAGGGGAAAATAAGGACTGGCAAGCGGTGCTGGATTTCTTGGACGCTAATCCCCAGCCTTATTTTGAGCAATTAGGTCAGATTGGATCCGGTGCCGATGATCACAATCAGGGGCCGGGCGCCAATCTGGGAGCGGTGACGCAACGCCTTGAAATAATGTTGGCGCTCAATGCGGTCGAAAAGGCGTTGGCGCAGTTTAGCGCCGATCATCGTGACGAGATAGACTGGGAAATTCGCCGCGATTTAAATGCGCATTTTAAAGACCGTTTGGACAGCGCGCGGCGGCTATTAACCCAAGATGAGGGCACAACCACCCCTAGCGCTGATAAAAATGCTTCCTATCGACAGCGGCTGGATCATCTGGGAGAAATCCATTTTGCATCGTTGACCCAAAAAGAAGTGGCGACCATGCGGGAGGTGATCGAGCAACTGGTGCGCAAACTGAAAGATTCCATCAGTCGGCGCTATGCGCGCCAAAACCGCGGGGTTCTGGATATCAAAAAAACATTACGGCGCGCAGCGGGCTATCAGGGTATTCCGGTGGAATTGTTTTATCGCAATCGTCCGCTGCGCAAAAGCAAAATCGTGGCCTTGTGCGATGTTTCCGGATCCGTCTGGTCAGCGGCGCGTTTCATGCTCAATATGCTCTATTCGTTACAGGAATGCTTCACTCAGGTGCGCAGTTTTGTGTTTGTGGCCGGTCTGGCTGAAGTCACCCATGTCTTTGAAAATTTTGAGATCAACCAGGCCATCGAAAAAATTTTAAAAGAAGCTGACATTGAATACAATGCGGCAACTGACTACGGTTTGACATTTCGCCAGTTTAAAAACCGGCATATGGATATGCTCAACAAAAAAACAACCCTGATTATTATCGGAGACGGCCGGTCCAATTACGGCAACCCGGAAGAAGGCATCTTGGATGAAATGCGCGATCGAAGCCGCCGGGTCATCTGGCTCAATCCCGAGACACCCTATTTCTGGTACACGGGCGACAGCGAGATGCGAACTTACA
- a CDS encoding MoxR family ATPase: protein MGKAFKKFKDVDHVVAALASAEYICSKTIATVVFLAQATLKPVLVEGPAGVGKTELSKAVARSLGRELIRLQCYEGLDETKALYEWEYAKQLLYTQMVKEKIDDVVSGARSLTEAVDRIADQEDAFFSERFIQPRPLLQAISSEQPVVLLVDEVDKSDPEFEAFLLEVLSDFQISIPELGTRTALNIPFVFLTSNDSRDMSDALKRRCIHLYIDYPDRELEMQIVRLKIPGIKTALAGQLIDAIHKMRNLDLKKKPCVSETLDWAQSLLVLQVEDLSVEVVRDTLNVILKYQADVDLIKGKLPQLIN from the coding sequence ATGGGCAAAGCATTTAAAAAATTCAAGGATGTTGATCACGTGGTTGCGGCCCTGGCGTCTGCTGAGTATATCTGTTCGAAAACAATCGCCACGGTTGTTTTTTTAGCCCAGGCAACCTTGAAACCGGTGCTGGTGGAAGGCCCTGCCGGGGTGGGGAAAACCGAACTGTCAAAAGCTGTTGCCCGCAGCCTGGGGCGCGAGCTGATTCGCCTGCAGTGCTACGAAGGGCTGGATGAAACCAAAGCCCTCTATGAATGGGAATATGCCAAACAGCTGCTGTATACCCAGATGGTCAAAGAAAAAATTGATGATGTGGTTTCAGGCGCGCGCAGTCTGACCGAAGCGGTGGATCGAATTGCAGACCAGGAGGATGCATTTTTTTCCGAACGATTTATTCAACCGCGGCCCCTGCTGCAGGCCATTTCATCCGAACAGCCGGTGGTCTTGCTGGTGGATGAAGTCGATAAATCTGATCCGGAATTCGAAGCCTTTCTGCTGGAAGTCTTAAGTGATTTCCAAATATCCATTCCTGAACTGGGCACCCGCACGGCCCTTAACATTCCCTTTGTATTTTTAACTTCCAACGATTCGCGTGATATGAGCGATGCGCTCAAAAGGCGCTGCATTCACCTGTACATTGATTATCCGGATCGTGAACTGGAGATGCAGATTGTGCGGCTGAAAATTCCGGGGATTAAAACCGCGCTGGCTGGCCAGCTGATCGACGCGATCCACAAAATGCGCAACCTGGACCTCAAAAAGAAACCCTGCGTTTCTGAGACACTGGACTGGGCGCAATCGCTGCTTGTATTGCAAGTCGAAGACTTGAGCGTGGAGGTGGTCAGGGACACCTTAAATGTGATCCTTAAATACCAGGCCGATGTAGATCTGATAAAAGGGAAGCTACCTCAGTTAATCAACTAG
- a CDS encoding PP2C family protein-serine/threonine phosphatase, which translates to MTKLKRFHLKNEMLLANFLANLIAVSFFQVLMFRAEPEPPDHIWQNPAVEMIDILFTPAAFIFVITMTLRYERPIRKYLEAKFSDKPVSKDLEETARRKVLNEPYVLICLSLSMWLLSAVVYSLMWWSLDVGAYWVHRSLFMSLSTGFITVTLAFFLLEHVLQKRLAPYFFPEGKISSIPKTLRIRIRTRLVALLFACNLIPLFSILHIFYRITSTEYDPMEQLEILRSTIFVNTSIFIIAGLCLTILVSRNLTLPFAEIIQTLRSVKNGSYDQKVRVTTNDEIGYTGDAINEMTEGLMERERLQRSLDIAKEVQQNLLPSQDPQVDGLDIAGISIYCEETGGDYYDYIVTAESDRNKLCVVVGDVADHGIPSALLMTTARAFLRQRASRSGELDQVVADVNLQLTRDVEESGRFMTLFICEIDRANQALQWVNAGHDPAIIYGLESEAFEELGGNALPLGVSEVAAYQKFDRKIERGQIVVMATDGIWEARSPDGEMFGKERFQDLIRENADRPAKEMIQAVIKAVARFCHPLQITDDLTLVITKIT; encoded by the coding sequence ATGACCAAACTAAAACGCTTCCACCTTAAAAATGAAATGCTGCTGGCCAACTTTTTGGCCAATTTAATAGCCGTATCCTTTTTCCAGGTATTGATGTTTCGGGCAGAGCCCGAACCACCGGATCATATTTGGCAAAATCCGGCGGTTGAAATGATTGACATCCTGTTTACGCCAGCGGCATTCATCTTTGTTATTACAATGACACTGCGCTATGAGCGGCCGATTCGAAAATATTTAGAGGCAAAGTTTAGCGACAAACCCGTATCGAAGGATTTGGAAGAAACAGCCCGCCGCAAAGTCCTCAATGAACCTTATGTTCTGATCTGCCTGAGTCTAAGCATGTGGCTGCTGTCGGCCGTCGTCTATTCGTTGATGTGGTGGTCTCTCGATGTCGGTGCCTATTGGGTCCATCGCTCGTTGTTTATGAGTTTAAGTACCGGTTTCATTACGGTTACCCTGGCCTTTTTTTTACTGGAGCATGTGTTGCAGAAGCGCTTGGCACCCTATTTCTTCCCAGAAGGAAAGATATCAAGTATCCCCAAAACTCTGCGCATTCGAATACGAACTCGATTGGTCGCACTTCTTTTTGCCTGTAACTTGATACCCCTGTTTTCGATACTGCATATCTTTTACCGAATCACAAGCACCGAATACGACCCGATGGAGCAGCTTGAAATATTGCGGTCTACCATATTTGTGAACACATCCATTTTTATCATTGCCGGTCTATGCCTGACAATTCTCGTCAGCCGCAACCTGACCTTACCATTTGCAGAAATTATTCAAACGCTGCGAAGTGTCAAAAACGGCAGCTATGACCAAAAGGTGCGGGTGACGACCAACGATGAGATTGGATATACCGGTGATGCCATCAATGAAATGACCGAAGGGCTCATGGAACGGGAACGCTTGCAGCGGTCTTTGGATATCGCCAAGGAAGTCCAGCAGAACCTGCTGCCCAGCCAGGATCCGCAAGTTGACGGTCTTGATATTGCGGGCATAAGCATCTATTGTGAAGAAACCGGAGGGGATTACTACGATTATATCGTGACTGCAGAAAGCGACCGGAACAAACTTTGCGTGGTGGTCGGCGATGTCGCCGATCACGGTATCCCATCCGCATTGCTCATGACCACTGCCAGGGCTTTCCTGCGCCAGCGGGCATCACGTTCAGGCGAACTCGATCAGGTCGTTGCCGATGTCAATCTCCAGCTGACCCGGGATGTCGAAGAATCCGGGCGTTTCATGACGCTGTTTATCTGCGAAATCGACCGCGCCAACCAGGCCCTTCAGTGGGTCAACGCCGGTCATGACCCGGCCATCATTTATGGATTAGAAAGTGAAGCGTTTGAAGAATTAGGCGGCAATGCGTTGCCGTTGGGTGTATCCGAGGTGGCGGCTTATCAGAAATTTGACAGGAAAATTGAGCGCGGCCAGATCGTCGTGATGGCAACCGACGGCATTTGGGAAGCGCGCAGCCCCGACGGCGAAATGTTCGGCAAAGAACGTTTTCAGGATCTGATTCGCGAAAATGCCGACCGGCCGGCCAAAGAAATGATTCAAGCGGTCATCAAAGCGGTGGCCCGCTTTTGCCATCCGCTGCAAATAACCGATGATCTTACATTGGTCATCACAAAAATAACATAG
- a CDS encoding lactate utilization protein: MDKPIENFWQIRLAEMKTTLEANNFDVFIAENKADAHKIVLEDLVPRLKPQTVSWGGSMTFIGSGLYKSLQAESNLEIWDTFDKKVSKEEAYQRRRQALHADLFITGTNAVTESGQLVNLDAQGNRVGALTFGPHWVILLVGRNKIVPDLEEAMFRIKNYVAPANAMRLDKKTPCVKTSYCEECNSPDRICSTWTITEKSLPKGRIKVILINEDLGL, encoded by the coding sequence ATGGATAAACCGATTGAAAACTTTTGGCAAATACGACTGGCTGAGATGAAGACCACACTGGAGGCCAACAATTTTGACGTTTTTATCGCCGAAAACAAAGCAGATGCCCATAAAATTGTTTTGGAGGATCTTGTGCCCCGCTTAAAGCCCCAAACGGTATCCTGGGGCGGCTCCATGACGTTTATCGGCTCAGGACTCTATAAATCCTTGCAGGCAGAATCGAATTTGGAGATCTGGGACACCTTTGACAAAAAGGTATCCAAAGAAGAAGCCTATCAAAGACGCCGGCAGGCATTGCATGCCGATTTGTTTATCACCGGCACCAATGCTGTGACCGAATCCGGACAACTGGTGAACCTCGATGCCCAGGGAAATCGGGTCGGCGCGTTGACTTTCGGCCCCCATTGGGTGATTCTGCTGGTCGGGCGTAATAAAATTGTACCGGATCTGGAAGAAGCCATGTTTCGCATCAAAAATTATGTTGCCCCGGCCAACGCTATGCGTCTGGATAAAAAAACACCATGTGTCAAAACATCGTATTGCGAAGAGTGCAATAGCCCTGATCGAATCTGCAGCACCTGGACCATAACTGAAAAATCCTTGCCCAAAGGCAGGATAAAAGTCATACTCATTAACGAGGATTTAGGATTATAG
- a CDS encoding universal stress protein yields MKIMVGFDGSKVSEAAIELAAKHAQTFGAQIFLVQSMVGGPEVPKRDFQNNERELKYHQNEFKKKDIECESLLSVRGLEAGEDLTRLAEEHKVDEIIVGVRRRSKVGKLVFGSTAQYVILNAPCPVVTVK; encoded by the coding sequence ATGAAAATAATGGTGGGTTTCGACGGATCCAAAGTGTCTGAAGCGGCAATAGAGCTGGCTGCCAAGCATGCGCAGACATTTGGGGCCCAGATTTTTCTGGTGCAATCGATGGTCGGCGGCCCGGAGGTTCCCAAAAGAGATTTTCAAAACAATGAGCGCGAGCTGAAATATCACCAAAATGAATTCAAGAAAAAAGACATTGAATGTGAATCGTTGTTATCGGTCAGGGGCTTGGAAGCCGGTGAAGATTTAACCCGCTTGGCCGAAGAACACAAAGTGGACGAAATCATTGTCGGGGTGAGACGCCGGTCAAAAGTCGGCAAACTGGTATTTGGCTCAACTGCACAATACGTGATCCTAAATGCGCCTTGTCCGGTTGTGACGGTCAAGTAA
- the thiM gene encoding hydroxyethylthiazole kinase — protein MTHLNEQAAHNLTAVREQKPLIHNITNFVVMNYTANALLAMGASPVMAHAQNEVEDMVSFAGALVLNIGTLTDDWIGSMIKAGKKAAEQHTPIILDPVGSGATALRTASAKNIINAARMTVIRGNASEVLSLRDETSKTKGVDAIHSVEDAAAAATVLAEELKTTLAITGEVDLVTDGSRVLRVANGHPLMGYVTGTGCTATTIIGAFLAVDDDPLRATATALAYFGLAGEVASQTASAPGSFMIQMIDALYSITPETLKACCKIEAHS, from the coding sequence ATGACACATTTAAACGAACAGGCCGCCCATAACCTGACGGCAGTACGCGAGCAAAAACCGCTCATTCATAACATCACCAATTTTGTGGTCATGAATTATACAGCTAATGCCCTGCTGGCCATGGGGGCATCACCGGTAATGGCCCACGCCCAGAATGAAGTCGAAGACATGGTCTCCTTTGCCGGAGCGTTGGTGCTCAATATCGGTACGCTGACCGATGACTGGATCGGGTCAATGATCAAGGCCGGCAAAAAAGCCGCCGAACAGCACACACCGATAATCCTGGATCCGGTCGGCTCCGGTGCCACCGCCCTGCGCACAGCATCGGCTAAAAACATCATCAATGCTGCCCGGATGACGGTCATCCGGGGAAATGCTTCGGAAGTGCTGTCGCTACGCGATGAGACATCCAAAACCAAAGGGGTGGATGCCATTCACTCGGTCGAAGATGCCGCAGCAGCCGCCACGGTTTTGGCTGAGGAGCTGAAAACCACCCTGGCCATCACCGGTGAGGTGGATCTGGTAACCGACGGCAGCCGCGTGCTGCGGGTGGCAAACGGGCACCCGCTGATGGGCTATGTTACCGGTACCGGCTGCACGGCCACGACCATCATTGGCGCTTTTTTAGCGGTCGATGATGATCCGCTGCGGGCAACAGCCACGGCCCTGGCCTATTTTGGCCTGGCCGGTGAAGTTGCCAGCCAAACTGCCAGCGCCCCGGGAAGCTTTATGATTCAGATGATCGATGCGCTTTATTCCATTACGCCCGAAACGCTTAAGGCTTGCTGTAAAATAGAAGCACATAGCTAG
- the thiE gene encoding thiamine phosphate synthase — MTLTNIDYSLYLVTDRGLARGRATLDIVTAAVNGGATVVQLREKECSTLEFIEQALSIKAFLQTRNIPLIINDRVDVAQAVKADGVHLGQTDMPLEMAKGILGDSMTIGISAECLEDAIKAEKGGADYLGISPIYATPTKTDTAPALGLAGLREIRQAVSLPLVGIGGLNKENATDVIRNGADGVAVVSAIVAADDPEGAARGLRQVINEAQKI; from the coding sequence ATGACATTAACCAACATCGACTATTCCCTGTACCTGGTCACCGACCGGGGTTTGGCCCGCGGTCGCGCGACCCTTGACATTGTCACCGCAGCCGTCAACGGTGGTGCCACCGTCGTGCAATTGCGTGAAAAAGAGTGCTCCACTCTGGAGTTCATTGAACAGGCCCTGAGCATTAAAGCGTTTCTTCAGACCCGCAACATTCCCTTGATTATCAATGACCGCGTCGATGTGGCCCAGGCCGTCAAAGCCGATGGGGTGCATTTGGGGCAAACCGATATGCCGCTTGAGATGGCCAAAGGCATCTTGGGTGATTCAATGACGATCGGCATATCGGCCGAATGTCTTGAAGATGCCATCAAGGCTGAAAAAGGTGGCGCCGATTATTTGGGGATCAGCCCCATTTACGCCACCCCCACAAAAACCGATACGGCTCCGGCGCTGGGATTAGCCGGGCTGCGGGAAATTCGTCAGGCCGTAAGCCTGCCACTGGTGGGTATCGGTGGTTTAAACAAAGAAAATGCGACTGACGTCATTCGCAATGGCGCTGATGGTGTAGCAGTGGTTTCAGCAATTGTGGCTGCCGATGACCCTGAAGGCGCAGCCCGCGGATTAAGGCAAGTAATAAACGAGGCCCAAAAGATATGA
- the thiL gene encoding thiamine-phosphate kinase — translation MSLKDIGEFGFIKKISRGCLIRPDNIVKAIGDDAAAFRSDPEQLALITTDLLVERIHFLRDAIAGFDLGFKSLAVNLSDIAAMGGTAREAFISIAIPDDCRLDYLDEIYNGIKKLAAEFDVNLLGGDTTRSKIDLIINIVVQGMVPQAELLCRNAARPSDIICSTGFLGDSKAGLHLVLNKITADTHGLKSLLKAHNLPQPHLREGRFLAQQSGVHAAIDTSDGLSSDLGHIAEDSQVGALLYADKIPLSVNLKDFCARFGFDPVEYALSGGEDYTLLCTIAPDHAQEIARGFENKFKRPLFAIGKITADKDMVLINPDGTTQPIIPSGWDHFRIKENE, via the coding sequence ATGAGCCTGAAAGACATCGGTGAATTTGGTTTTATTAAAAAAATCAGCCGCGGCTGCCTGATTCGGCCGGACAATATTGTCAAGGCCATCGGCGATGATGCCGCTGCTTTCAGAAGCGACCCCGAACAGCTGGCGCTGATCACAACCGATTTACTGGTGGAGCGTATTCACTTTTTACGCGATGCCATCGCGGGATTTGATCTGGGTTTCAAGTCACTAGCCGTCAACCTGAGCGATATCGCCGCCATGGGCGGCACCGCCCGGGAGGCTTTCATCAGTATTGCCATTCCCGATGATTGCCGGTTGGATTACCTGGATGAAATTTATAACGGAATCAAAAAACTGGCCGCCGAATTCGATGTCAATCTGCTGGGGGGCGATACCACCCGCTCAAAGATCGATCTGATTATCAATATTGTGGTGCAGGGCATGGTTCCGCAGGCGGAGCTTTTATGCCGTAATGCCGCCCGGCCTTCGGATATTATTTGTTCGACTGGTTTTTTAGGCGACAGCAAGGCCGGTCTGCATCTCGTACTCAATAAAATTACCGCCGACACGCATGGGCTCAAATCATTGCTTAAGGCCCACAATCTGCCGCAGCCGCATCTGCGGGAAGGCCGTTTTCTTGCCCAGCAGTCCGGGGTTCACGCCGCCATCGACACCAGCGACGGCTTGAGCTCTGATCTGGGCCATATCGCTGAAGACAGCCAGGTCGGCGCCCTTCTGTATGCCGATAAAATTCCGCTTTCAGTGAACCTGAAAGATTTTTGCGCACGCTTTGGCTTTGACCCGGTCGAATACGCCCTTTCCGGCGGCGAAGATTATACCCTGTTGTGCACAATTGCGCCGGACCACGCACAGGAAATTGCGCGTGGATTTGAGAATAAATTTAAGCGCCCGCTGTTTGCCATTGGCAAAATCACAGCGGACAAAGATATGGTGCTGATCAATCCGGATGGCACCACCCAACCCATCATCCCCTCAGGCTGGGATCATTTTAGGATTAAAGAAAATGAATGA
- the thiD gene encoding bifunctional hydroxymethylpyrimidine kinase/phosphomethylpyrimidine kinase has protein sequence MNEAAQNQKSPKQYHKVLTIAGSDSGGGAGIQADLKTISAIGCYGMSVITALTAQNTRGVFGIHAVPPAFAVEQIDAVISDIGADAIKIGMLYSAELIEAVAAALKKHNAARIVLDPVMVAQSGDKLLQDDAVEAIKTHLMPLAQVVTPNIPEAEVLNGQHIQTQKDVESAAKLLAAHRSRSILIKGGHGDDQHSSDLLYLTDGDRLMWLPAERIATQNNHGTGCTLSSAIASYLARGHDTQAAVQKAKSFMNSAIAAGAAFKIGHGHGPVHHFFNWWD, from the coding sequence ATGAATGAAGCTGCCCAAAATCAGAAAAGCCCTAAACAATATCATAAAGTGCTGACGATCGCCGGCTCCGATAGCGGCGGCGGCGCCGGCATTCAGGCCGATCTGAAAACCATTTCCGCCATTGGCTGCTATGGCATGTCGGTCATTACCGCCCTGACGGCCCAGAATACACGCGGTGTTTTTGGCATTCACGCTGTTCCACCCGCTTTTGCCGTGGAACAAATTGATGCGGTCATAAGCGATATCGGCGCCGATGCCATTAAAATTGGAATGCTGTACTCAGCCGAGCTGATCGAGGCCGTGGCCGCAGCGCTCAAAAAACACAACGCCGCCCGAATCGTGCTGGATCCGGTCATGGTGGCCCAGAGCGGGGATAAACTGCTGCAGGATGATGCCGTTGAAGCCATCAAGACCCATTTGATGCCATTGGCTCAGGTGGTCACCCCGAATATACCGGAGGCTGAGGTCCTCAACGGCCAGCACATCCAAACTCAGAAAGATGTTGAAAGTGCTGCCAAATTGCTGGCCGCGCACCGCAGCCGCAGCATTTTAATTAAGGGCGGGCACGGGGATGATCAGCATAGTAGCGACCTTTTGTACCTGACCGACGGGGACCGCCTGATGTGGTTGCCGGCGGAGCGTATTGCGACCCAAAACAACCATGGCACCGGCTGCACGCTTTCATCTGCGATCGCCAGTTATCTTGCCCGGGGTCACGACACCCAGGCGGCGGTTCAAAAAGCCAAAAGCTTTATGAACAGCGCCATTGCGGCCGGCGCCGCTTTTAAAATCGGCCACGGCCACGGACCGGTGCACCATTTCTTTAATTGGTGGGATTAG
- a CDS encoding rhomboid family intramembrane serine protease — protein sequence MPAQKRQSLLCPNCKKLISTSEKHCPYCGTAHPAAWWKNNIWTRGFNDPYRLVKVMIGINIGIYAICLLLNPRGFGLGMNPLTFLSPSGQILELLGATGSEPIDADQRYWTLISANYLHGGILHIFFNMVAFRQLGLLVAREFGVYRMFIIYTLGGVMGFGVSVIAAVPWTIGASASVCSLAGALLYYGKSRGGVYGRALYKQIGIWMLLLFVFGFLVPIINNWGHAGGLAAGIGLGFLLGYQERKRENIVHKLLAGGLAVLTLLILGWAVLSGIYIRFMV from the coding sequence ATGCCTGCTCAAAAAAGACAATCTCTGCTTTGCCCCAACTGTAAAAAACTGATCAGCACGTCTGAAAAGCACTGTCCATATTGCGGTACAGCGCACCCGGCGGCCTGGTGGAAAAACAACATCTGGACCCGCGGTTTTAACGACCCCTATCGGCTGGTCAAAGTGATGATCGGGATCAATATCGGCATTTACGCAATTTGTTTGTTGTTGAATCCCAGAGGATTTGGCCTGGGTATGAATCCGCTGACATTCTTATCACCCTCAGGGCAAATCCTTGAATTACTGGGGGCAACCGGAAGCGAACCCATCGATGCCGACCAGCGATACTGGACCCTGATTTCCGCCAATTATCTGCATGGCGGAATTTTGCATATTTTCTTCAACATGGTGGCTTTCCGCCAGCTGGGGTTGCTGGTGGCGCGGGAATTCGGTGTGTATCGCATGTTTATCATTTACACCCTGGGCGGCGTGATGGGCTTTGGGGTATCGGTTATAGCGGCCGTGCCATGGACGATCGGTGCCTCCGCCTCGGTCTGCAGCCTGGCCGGCGCCTTGCTGTATTACGGCAAAAGCCGGGGAGGTGTATACGGACGGGCGCTCTATAAACAAATCGGCATCTGGATGCTGCTGCTGTTTGTGTTCGGTTTTCTGGTACCGATCATCAACAACTGGGGACACGCCGGTGGGCTTGCGGCCGGTATCGGTCTCGGGTTTTTGCTGGGGTATCAGGAACGCAAAAGGGAGAATATCGTACACAAACTACTGGCCGGCGGGCTGGCGGTTTTAACGCTTCTCATTCTGGGCTGGGCGGTTTTATCGGGAATATATATTCGTTTTATGGTCTAA
- a CDS encoding DUF362 domain-containing protein, producing MNNPADHHISRRQFMVRSAKAGASVVAAGAIGFWFYDSVGPGRPSTDATALQIPDFSMPELDARMGIVRGSNRSETLELALKSIGGLEAFIKKGDRVLLKVNAAFASAPMLSATTHPEMVTALTRLCFKAGAASVAVTDNPINDPASCFRLTGIEQAARSAGAAVLMPQEKLFRPFTLPQANLIRSWPVLYEPLSRVDKIIGTAPVKDHHRSGASMIMKNWYGLLGGRRNIFHQDIHTIIKELAMMIRPTLVVLDGTTTMMHNGPTGGSLSDLKETNTVIVSTDQVAADAFGATLLNKTVADLAFIKKAEAVGLGTADFRSLNPVMASI from the coding sequence GTGAATAACCCAGCAGATCATCACATAAGCCGGCGTCAATTTATGGTGCGCTCCGCCAAAGCCGGTGCCTCGGTTGTGGCCGCCGGCGCTATCGGTTTCTGGTTTTATGACAGCGTTGGGCCCGGCCGGCCGTCAACGGATGCAACCGCACTTCAGATACCCGATTTTTCGATGCCTGAACTGGACGCGCGCATGGGTATCGTTCGCGGCAGCAACCGATCCGAGACGCTTGAGCTGGCTTTGAAATCCATTGGGGGGCTGGAAGCGTTTATCAAAAAAGGGGACCGGGTGCTGCTGAAAGTCAATGCCGCCTTCGCATCGGCCCCCATGCTTTCTGCTACCACCCACCCGGAAATGGTTACAGCGCTAACCCGTTTATGTTTTAAGGCCGGCGCCGCATCGGTTGCGGTCACCGACAATCCGATCAATGATCCGGCCAGTTGTTTTCGATTGACCGGCATCGAACAGGCCGCCCGCTCTGCCGGCGCTGCTGTTTTAATGCCGCAGGAAAAATTATTTAGACCTTTTACGCTGCCGCAGGCAAATCTGATTCGCAGCTGGCCGGTTTTATACGAGCCGTTGAGCCGGGTTGATAAGATCATTGGGACCGCCCCGGTAAAGGACCATCATCGCAGCGGGGCCTCGATGATCATGAAAAACTGGTACGGATTGCTGGGCGGGCGGCGCAATATTTTTCACCAGGATATTCATACGATCATCAAGGAGCTGGCTATGATGATCAGACCGACCCTGGTGGTTTTGGACGGCACCACCACCATGATGCACAACGGCCCGACGGGCGGCTCGCTCTCAGACCTGAAAGAAACCAACACCGTAATCGTCAGTACCGATCAGGTTGCCGCCGATGCCTTTGGCGCCACTTTGCTCAATAAAACCGTCGCCGACCTGGCGTTCATTAAAAAAGCGGAAGCCGTCGGACTCGGAACCGCCGATTTCAGGTCCCTGAATCCGGTGATGGCGTCTATATGA